A stretch of DNA from Oxyura jamaicensis isolate SHBP4307 breed ruddy duck unplaced genomic scaffold, BPBGC_Ojam_1.0 oxyUn_random_OJ70639, whole genome shotgun sequence:
TGAGAGGATTGCATCAAATTAAATATCATAATCCATAGATTATGAGATaactataaaatattgaaataaatctattttcacACTTGTAAGGAAGTAAtaatacagagaaagaagaacaaCAGATTGTCATAATATTTTTGAGAGTTCTGGTAGGGCAATTGGCCCATTATCATTGTTGGATAAGCATGTATCCAAAGACTTTCCTTAAGGCatccttgagctcctggttcctcatgctgtagatgacgGGGTTcagtgctggaggcaccaccgagtacagaactgccaccacaatgtccagggatggggaagagatggaaggaggcttcaggtaggcaaaaagggcagtgctgacaaacagggagaccacggccaggtgCGGGAGGCACGTcgaaaaggctttgtgccggccctgctcagagggcatcctcagcacagccctaaagatctgcacataggaaaccacaatgaaaatgaaacaaccaaaaactaaagaaaaactgaacacaagTAGCTCAACTTCCCtgaggtaggcatctgagcaggacAGCTTGAGGATGtgggggatttcacagaagaactggtccacagcattgccttggcagaggggcagggaaaatgtattggccgtgtgcaggacagcattgagaaagccactgccccaggcagctgctgccatctgggcacaagctctgctgcccaggaggctcccgtagtgcaggggctggcagatggcaacgtagcggtcgTAGGCCATGATAGTTAGAATTGAATATTCTGAGCcaaagaagaagacaaaaaagagaaCTTGAGCAGCACACCCTTGATAGGAAATGGCCCTGGTGTTCCAGAGggcattggccatggctttggggagagtggtggagatgcagcccaggtcaaGGAGGGCGAggctgaggaggaagaagtacatgggggtgtggaggcggtggtcacAGACTACagcagtgaggatgaggccgttgcccagtagggcagccaggtagatgcccaggaagagcccaaagtgcaggagctgcagctccc
This window harbors:
- the LOC118159490 gene encoding olfactory receptor 14J1-like — encoded protein: MPNNSSVSEFLLLAFADTRELQLLHFGLFLGIYLAALLGNGLILTAVVCDHRLHTPMYFFLLSLALLDLGCISTTLPKAMANALWNTRAISYQGCAAQVLFFVFFFGSEYSILTIMAYDRYVAICQPLHYGSLLGSRACAQMAAAAWGSGFLNAVLHTANTFSLPLCQGNAVDQFFCEIPHILKLSCSDAYLREVELLVFSFSLVFGCFIFIVVSYVQIFRAVLRMPSEQGRHKAFSTCLPHLAVVSLFVSTALFAYLKPPSISSPSLDIVVAVLYSVVPPALNPVIYSMRNQELKDALRKVFGYMLIQQ